The following coding sequences are from one Oncorhynchus keta strain PuntledgeMale-10-30-2019 unplaced genomic scaffold, Oket_V2 Un_contig_29555_pilon_pilon, whole genome shotgun sequence window:
- the tfpt gene encoding TCF3 fusion partner isoform X1: protein MDRMMEDFSGLALPPLFGGHILEAELEPGGVELGPGEVELGPGVSELLEGRGQGSGARPEQQQEERRELEKRKYLALIKRCKEIEQVNEKIIGRLHQVQRLTRRMKKERRFLMKTLDVHGDDYRNAQLTISLEWDPRRRGIEFQNRRKTHRLKQTSPCWQRRSSMTFPAQPLCLTDQGNGRLLVGGEMKQHSVAWPPTSPDVMSLKHIQPGL from the exons ATGGATCGG ATGATGGAGGATTTCTCCGGCCTGGCCCTGCCGCCTCTCTTTGGGGGCCACATCCTGGAAGCAGAGCTGGAGCCAGGTGGGGTGGAACTGGGCCCAGGGGAG GTAGAGCTTGGCCCTGGGGTCAGTGAGTTGCTAGAGGGCAGAGGTCAAGGGTCAGGAGCAAGGCcagagcagcagcaggaggagaggagagaattggAGAAGAGGAAGTACCTGGCTTTGATCAAGAGGTGTAAGGAGATCGAACAG GTGAATGAGAAGATCATTGGTCGCCTTCACCAGGTACAAAGACTAACACGTCGcatgaagaaagagagaag GTTCCTAATGAAGACCCTCGACGTCCATGGAGATGACTATAGAAATGCACAGCTCACCATATCGCTTGAG TGGGATCCAAGAAGAAGAGGCATCGAGTTCCAAAACAGGAGAAAGACCCACAG ACTGAAGCAGACATCTCCATGTTGGCAGAGACGCAGTTCAATGACTTTCCCAGCCCAACCGCTTTGTCTCACTGACCAGGGGAATGGCCGGTTGCTAGTGGGAGGAGAAATGAAGCAGCATTCTGTTGCTTGGCCTCCCACTTCCCCAGACGTGATGTCACTGAAACACATACAGCCAGGGCTGTAA
- the tfpt gene encoding TCF3 fusion partner isoform X3 yields MDRMMEDFSGLALPPLFGGHILEAELEPGGVELGPGEVELGPGVSELLEGRGQGSGARPEQQQEERRELEKRKYLALIKRCKEIEQVNEKIIGRLHQVQRLTRRMKKERRFLMKTLDVHGDDYRNAQLTISLEVRMRFSKMGSKKKRHRVPKQEKDPQTEADISMLAETQFNDFPSPTALSH; encoded by the exons ATGGATCGG ATGATGGAGGATTTCTCCGGCCTGGCCCTGCCGCCTCTCTTTGGGGGCCACATCCTGGAAGCAGAGCTGGAGCCAGGTGGGGTGGAACTGGGCCCAGGGGAG GTAGAGCTTGGCCCTGGGGTCAGTGAGTTGCTAGAGGGCAGAGGTCAAGGGTCAGGAGCAAGGCcagagcagcagcaggaggagaggagagaattggAGAAGAGGAAGTACCTGGCTTTGATCAAGAGGTGTAAGGAGATCGAACAG GTGAATGAGAAGATCATTGGTCGCCTTCACCAGGTACAAAGACTAACACGTCGcatgaagaaagagagaag GTTCCTAATGAAGACCCTCGACGTCCATGGAGATGACTATAGAAATGCACAGCTCACCATATCGCTTGAGGTGAGAATGAGATTTTCAAAAA TGGGATCCAAGAAGAAGAGGCATCGAGTTCCAAAACAGGAGAAAGACCCACAG ACTGAAGCAGACATCTCCATGTTGGCAGAGACGCAGTTCAATGACTTTCCCAGCCCAACCGCTTTGTCTCACTGA
- the tfpt gene encoding TCF3 fusion partner isoform X2, whose amino-acid sequence MDRMMEDFSGLALPPLFGGHILEAELEPGGVELGPGEVELGPGVSELLEGRGQGSGARPEQQQEERRELEKRKYLALIKRCKEIEQVNEKIIGRLHQVQRLTRRMKKERRFLMKTLDVHGDDYRNAQLTISLEEESGAHLDIGPGVEDDRLNDLPSSSPSVPFQSTVGSKKKRHRVPKQEKDPQTEADISMLAETQFNDFPSPTALSH is encoded by the exons ATGGATCGG ATGATGGAGGATTTCTCCGGCCTGGCCCTGCCGCCTCTCTTTGGGGGCCACATCCTGGAAGCAGAGCTGGAGCCAGGTGGGGTGGAACTGGGCCCAGGGGAG GTAGAGCTTGGCCCTGGGGTCAGTGAGTTGCTAGAGGGCAGAGGTCAAGGGTCAGGAGCAAGGCcagagcagcagcaggaggagaggagagaattggAGAAGAGGAAGTACCTGGCTTTGATCAAGAGGTGTAAGGAGATCGAACAG GTGAATGAGAAGATCATTGGTCGCCTTCACCAGGTACAAAGACTAACACGTCGcatgaagaaagagagaag GTTCCTAATGAAGACCCTCGACGTCCATGGAGATGACTATAGAAATGCACAGCTCACCATATCGCTTGAG GAAGAGTCTGGTGCCCATTTAGACATCGGCCCTGGAGTAGAAGATGATAGGCTGAATGACCTTCCtagctcctccccctctgtccctttcCAATCCACAGTGGGATCCAAGAAGAAGAGGCATCGAGTTCCAAAACAGGAGAAAGACCCACAG ACTGAAGCAGACATCTCCATGTTGGCAGAGACGCAGTTCAATGACTTTCCCAGCCCAACCGCTTTGTCTCACTGA